A stretch of DNA from Trichomycterus rosablanca isolate fTriRos1 chromosome 1, fTriRos1.hap1, whole genome shotgun sequence:
ctgtcactgctggactgagaatagtccaccaaccaaaaatatatccagccaacagctctcgtaggcagcgtcctgtgaccactgataaaggtctagaagatgaccaactcaaacagcagcaatagatgagcaatcatctctgattttacgtctacaaggtggaccaactaggtaagagagtctaatagagtggacagtgagtggacacggtatttaactccagcggcgctgctgtgtctgatccactcataccagcacaacacacactaacacatcaccaccatgtcagtgtcactgcagtgctgagaatgatccacaacctaaataatacctgctctgtggtgatcctgaccactgaagaacagaatgaaagcaggctaaaagtatgtagagaagtagatggactacagtcagtaactgtagaactacaaagtgcttctatatggtaagtggagctgataaaacggacagtgagtgtagaaacaagaaggttttaatgttacggctgatcagtataCTATACcatataaaaatttatttttgcttttaatatttaaaaatattgacTTGACCTGAGAAGCAAGCAGAAATGCCCAGTGGCAAGGTGAAACATCCAAAGACAGAAACCTTCCAAAATCCTTTAGCTTTATTTTTTCATAAGTCTTCATATCGTGCTTATCCTTAAACTAATATGATATCTGTGTGTGCTAATAAACatgtatttttcatttatatgCTTTAATTATGCTCGGCTTATTTTATATAGAGTGATGGCAAAAACTACAGGAAAATTCTGAAAAGCTTCCTGTAGAGCACATTGTATTCTTCCTTTTTAACACTACACTGTTTTCCTCCTCTGCATAATGTGGTTATTCCAATGTCTGTCACTGAAAGACACAGATAAGGAAGTTAACCTAGATAGCTGTCAAAAGACGTGTCATCTTACACTACTAATGGAATGTAGTGGAATCCACACTAGATTTTCTCTATTGTTATGAACTTTAACAACTTGACACCTTGCAGCCTTGTATAGTGGCATTTCCCATTTTTAGACAATCCATAGTCATAGTTTAGATTCATGAAAATGCTTTTAAGGCCTGTGTACAATTTCATGGAAAATCCAGCTGTACACAATAAAAATGATCTTAGGTGACTTTAACCTGCATAGCAGAATAGGCATTGAAATAATCAAGCTAGGTTTATTGCCACAAAAAACAGGCTTCCCACCCCAGGGTTTGAATTCCAAGTGGGGTTATTGGcaggtcaggcatctacatccAGACATGTTTGTATAGGCCTCTGTCTGGAGAAAGGGATGGCGAAAGCTCCTCAGCGAAttggcctatcccagcttttccgtgggcgcaagacacacaagtaagtaaataaactataaaGTAAAGCcacctaaatgtgtgtgtgttttaataaaacacttttATGAGGTAAAACTATGTGTAATGAACTGTTACTTGTTAAAATATGGGTGCGTCcttacacactatatacagtgtatgacTATATACAAGGGAGCAACAAGTCGGTGGGATCCTGAAAAATACTTGGTGttgtaataatgttttattattattaattgtttgtcATTTTGCTGAAATGTTCACAACTGTGATAAAGTGATCATCTTTTATATTCAATATTTATGTTGTTTAAACTGGGTTGAAAAAATAGAAATAGCATAAATAGTTGATACTAAAACTATACACTGATAAATTACAATTCTGCATGTCAGAGTTGGAGTGTATATTCAATGTTAAGCTGATGGTAGTGTTGAATGCTGCAGATATGGGCAGGCATTTACTATGATAAAAGCCAAATCATAATGGGCAGATTAGTGGGTTGAAGTACTTCTGAAACAGCAAAGAGTGCACACAGGAAAACATGGTGAATACCCACTGACAGTGGTGTAAGAAGGGTCAGGCCACAAAACGCCAACAGATTGCTCGGCGGACAGGACTCAAGTGCTACAAGAGGACATAAAGTTCACTTTACAATAATCAGACATGGaataaaacaatacacataGAGCAGTTAAAGTACAGATATAAAGGAGGTGTaactaaaaaaaatcacaataaagtatataattatataataatgcttttatttgttatatatacagtgtatcacaaaagtgagtacacccctcacatttctgcagatatttaagtatatcttttcatgggacaacactgacaaaatgacactttgacacaatgaaaagtagtctgtgtgcagcttatataacagtgtaaatttattcttccctcaaaataactcaatatacagccattaatgtctaaaccaccggcaacaaaagtgagtacacccctaagagactacacccctaaatgtccaaattgagcactgcttgtcattttccctccaaaatgtcatgtgatttgttagtgttactaggtctcaggtgtgcatagggagcaggtgtgttcaatttagtagtacagctctcacactctctcatactggtcactgaaagttccaacatggcacctcatggcaaagaactctctgaggatcttaaaagacgaattgttgcgctacatgaagatggccaaggctacaagaagattgccaacaccctgaaactgagctgcagcacagtggccaagatcatccagcgttttaaaagagcagggtccactcagaacagacctcgcgttggtcgtccaaagaagctgagtgcacatgctcagcgtcacaaccaactgctgtctttgaaagataggcgcaggagtgctgtcagcattgctgcagagattgaaaaggtggggggtcagcctgtcagtgctcagaccatacgccgcacactacatcaaattggtctgcatggctgtcaccccagaaggaagcctcttctgaagtctctacacaagaaagcccgcaaacagtttgctgaagacatgtcaacaaaggacatggattactggaaccatgtcctatggtctgatgagaccaagattaatttgtttggttcagatggtctcaagcatgtgtggcggcaatcaggtgaggagtacaaagataagtgtgtcatgcctacagtcaagcatggtggtgggaatgccatggtctggggctgcatgagtgcagcaggtgttggggagttacatttcattgagggacacatgaactccaatatgtactgtgaaatactgaagcagagcatgatcccctccctccggaaactgggttgcagggcagtgtttcagcatgataatgaccccaaacacacctctaagacgaccactgctttattgaagaggctgagggtaaaggtgatggactggccaagcatgtctccagacctaaacccaatagaacatctttggggcatcctcaagcggaaggtggaggagcgcaaagtctcgaatatccgccagctccgtgatgtcgtcatggaggagtggaaaagcattccagtggcaacctgtgaagctctggtaaactccatgcccaggagagttaaggcagttctgggaaataatggtggccacacaaaatattgacacttcaggaactttcactaaggggtgtactcacttttgttgccggtggtttagacattaatggctgtatattgagttattttgagggaagaataaatttacactgttatataagctgcacacagactacttttcattgtgtcaaagtgtcattttgtcagtgttgtcccatgaaaagatatacttaaatatctgcagaaatgtgaggggtgtactcacttttgtgatacactgtacatacacatataaagCGCCTCTGGAGCACACAGAGTTAAGCCTTGCTcgagagcccaacagtggctatatggcagagctgggattcaaactctcaacctttcaattgatattCAAAGCtatacccactaagctaccacttaCAATGAGGGTACATAGTATTTACAGTGAGTGTACATAGAGGTTAGATATAAATTCTAAATATGAAGAGGAAAAGCACAAGCTATGTTTCTGAGTTTTAAGGGTGAGATTGATGATATAATACAGAGATTGTGTATGTGTAACACTGAATGACCTGAATAACCTGCCATCACCTAACATTGAATGACCTGCCATCTATATAGAGTCAGAAAAAGGGTAACTAATAGTAAACCAAAGCTTAATGACTTAAGTGTATGAACAGTCAAAATCAGTCACAATTCTTTTatgttaaaatgtttatatattttgcaTGCTGGTGTAATATAACACTTcagattaaaaatgtaaaacagttGAAACAGATTGACGACCTGGTTTCTGGATCATTTTAATGACAAGCATGAATACTGAAGGTATTACTAATGAGGTAATgatctgggttttttttaaagatagtAATGCAGAACAACTTGGTAGAAACAAAAAGTGAAAGTATGAAAGGCTACTTGCTTCATGTTTGCATATTCAACAGGATTACCAACAAAACCACACTCTGATAAATAGTAGTGAATGTACTGATTGCAGAAGATAGATAGTTCTGTATATTTGGCTTTTTGACGGAAGAAATACCATTGCAGTAAAAATCGCGTTacgtatttaatataattacttATTAACTGCTTAATCCAACTCCTTATGTCAAAGCTGGGAATAAAAtctctagttttttttttttttttaattctgtcaattaaaaaaaaatacctaaggtaaatgtgtttttacttgcttatacttttttaatatttaaaatctaaTAATCAACACTAATGTAAATCTGACAtcctattattaaaaaataatctcTTATCTGCAATAGTTATGAAAAATGACAGAGGTTTGTGTTCAGTGTTTAATTCATCTGCCTCATGTAAGTCAGTATCATATTATttcacaatttaaaatgtattaatggaTTAATTAGTACATTTTCTTTGTTTAGTAATCTATTTTATTCAAAAACATCCTACATTTGAGTCAGAATACATaattgttaagggccttgctcaggggcactTGGTGGTGGTAGGGCTTTACCCAGCAACCCTCTGACCACTTTTttaataccttaaccaccacTGTATAACCATATTATTAGTAAATAGGCCTTTTTCAAAATAACTTAACCCTGTCATCTGCCCATAATGGTATtccaaataaaatgaaacagaaaTCTAATAATTTAGGCCAGTATTAATTTAAAACTACACCAGGGAATCTCAAACCAGAGTTCAGGTGTCTCAGTAATACTTACTGCTGACAGGTGGGCtgcatgaaataaaataaatgaaataaaataatgaaataaataatgtaacaaAAAGGAACTTCAGTgaaataaactggactgtagaTTGTCAGCATAGCctcccttgccactgtcgccctcggcttgcccaacaggggtttttcttctgttggtcctggattctgtaaagttgctttgagacaatgtccattgctaaaagcgctatacaaaaaaatttgacttgacttggctcATGCAACATGAGtacacaaatgctttttgactgggcacaaatttcaattaacacactccaaaaccatGTGGAATGTCCTTCATGTTATAGAGGCTGTTACAGCCTAAAACAAGGGAGCAACTCAATATTAATGTCCATAATACTTTATAGTGTATATGTCTACATtagttttaatacattaaatatgtaCATTGGTGCAATATGGCTTTATTATGTTTAGAACTGACCAAAAGACATATTACATGattatgttttttaatttcatatttcatCATGCCTACAATATTTTAccttaatttaaatgtttacataatTTCTGGTCAGTATGAAGGCACAGATGGCAGACAGATACTGCACAGCACCATAGGTCCTGGGAACCTGGCCTTTGGTCACTGTCattgttttgcattttattcCCATATTTGCCGGTTTCCTGAAAGCACTCTGGAATTAAtggatttaaataatgaatttactGTGTAATGAGGTGAAATAAATAGGTACCCTGTCTAGGTTGTGGCGCCCTGCATTTTTTAGGACCCTAATATACAAGTacttacttaaataaataaatacattaataaataatacttgTAACGTAGCTTTACTTACTTTGCTTATGTTTTTGCAGCATTTTTGTTatctagtttattttatttatgttaaaatgtacatatttgaATCAGGTAGATTCAAGGTAACATTTTAGTGCATTATTTTTACAATACACATTTACCCCATTGCTTTCCTTTAAGACAGGTATAGATCCTGCTTTGCATTAATATAATGAAAAGAACattgtaaaataattttattagtttCATGAGGTtggtttttgattatttgtacATAGTTCTTGGAAAGATAACcagatatttattataaaatgcacTGACAAAATTTAGGATTTAAGATTCACTATGTTGTATAAAGTCAGGCATGCCAGCAGTTGCTTGTAGCTGGTATACTGGTTTTACCTGCATTTGTTTTAATCGTTTGGCATATAAAGTCAAGCATGTCAGTTTTTAATCAAGGCTTTATTcataatttgcaaataaatacatataaaacagaTACAGCACGAGTAATATACATAATTTGTCCAAACAAATCCGttttaaacacataaaaaaatatcgTGTTTATAGTAAAAATCAGTAAGAATGCTTTTACAATGCATTTACTTTTTAGTACTCTGGCTTAGGTATTTATCCCTAGTCAGTTAAACTGCTGGCCACGTGTGTGGCTGTAAAAATTACACTCATACTCAGTTCACACATTGTGTGAATGGTGTTGACTGTCAATACAAGGTTCAGCACAGTCAGCACATATAACtcgataaataaaataaataaaagctccaTAAATAATTCATGACATTAAATAAGAAAACactgcacattttaaaatacttttcaAGGTCAAATTACATCCACTAGTTAATAGCGGTGCAGATACTCTTTAGCACATTTAGGAGGTCCTAGGTGGGTTGCAAGACTCGTAGAGGTAGTGGAAGAGAATATCAGTTTCCCCAATAGCCTTATTCTCAGCTGTGGAGTTACTCTAAAAGAAACAATATTGAAAATTAATTAGTCTAtaggtcatatttatgtttatatgtttacaGTCATAAACAAGTTTAGATCAGCTTACCTTATACATTTCTCCGGCTCTTTTAAGGTTCTGCTTGAAGGTTTTCAAGTGCTCCAGCTCAGTATTATTGTTCTGCTGTATATAGAAAATATACATTGAGtcaaaaaaacacagaaatatgGGAATAATGGTGACTAAAAAATAGGCTTGAGCTCTTGGAATACAAGTATttagaatatttatttacaatacaaaatgtatatacatacatacatatacttgtACTACATACTTAAAGCAACACATAACTAAATATATTTTGGTGTTCAAGTACTAAATGTATTCAGTATTCAGTCATAAACACTTCTCCATTGTATTCTGCCCATTCCTGTAAACACATAAAAATACTCTATGAATGATTAATACTTACACAGTGTGGTTCCAGGTCTCTAGCAACTCTGTGTAAATCAGGCTTGACCAAGTGTAGGCGTGGGTAGTGCACCTGCCCTGCATGCAGAATGTGCTTAAGGTAGTAATTCAGGATTCCCACGTTCACACAGCAAACATCCCCACCCTGaggaagtaaaaataaaaggacaAAGTTTGGATTTGACTCATCTTCCTTTTGCAGCCTTTCCTTTTGTGGTTACAAAGCTGTAATTTTGTGTACTCACTTTTAGTTTGTTGTTGGGAATGACTGGAATCAGGCGTGTTTCATGGTCTCGGTCTTGTGCTTGTGCCTGTGTGAGGACagacaaattatgacattaCTGAACCAATGCAAACTGGTGTGAAACCTAacctaataattatttataaacaagtAATCCTGAAATGTATTGTTGGATTAATTTACAAAAATCCTTAatttaaaaatggaaaaaataaggTGCAATTGGAAGATCAAATATGGTTGCACAATTTatcaaaatgtaattaattagtttacttataataaaatgtaaacaatttgCATTACTATGTGCTTGCAGTTGCCTTTGGTTTTGCTGTTCCTTATAAAGTTCCTTGCATAATAAAGTTCTTTATCTTATTCAGGTAAACTATTAACATTTTTTTCAATTTCAAGAATGATTCTACATTTAAAGTCAAAACGATGCATACACTTGTAAAACAACATCAAAGCCCATTGTGATGTCAAGCTTGCTTGACAGTGGTCAATGTCACTTCTGTTCTAGGACCCAATTTACGCCGGACTTTTTCAAGTGGTTCTGCACCATTGAGACAAATTTCCCCTTAGTGAAAGGAGAGCATTCTGGGTTTCTTTTCCAACCTTGCCAGGAGAACATTTAAACAAGCCCTATTTATGTGGGCACAAGCTATAGTTAATTATAATCACTAACAAGGAATTAGGTCGTTTCACAGAGGAAAATTACTTTATAGAATTGTATTAAGCATTTGTattatctgttttattattatttattattattattattttaggccAGAATATACCCCCAAATTAACTTATGATAAACTTAAGTCTATGAATATTTCTTATACAAATACGTCTGATTTCCAATCTAtatctgtaaaagaaaaaagaacagttgcaaacATTATTGATATGCTTCTTCCTTGCAAGTGCTGGTATCTATGGACTTCAACTGTCCAAATATCTGTCTGCAtgcatttctgtctgtctgtctccctGATGTGCACTGCAAAAAATAAGCATTTGTAAATTGTGCCTTATTTATAAAATGCAgctgtattaaaaaacttacgtGTTTGGCCATCACCATGACGTTGTTCCAGGTTTCAGAATTATCCAGAGGACGAGATCGAAGCCTCACCACAGCTCGAGCATCCACATTCAACACGTAGTACATTATAACCAGCACAGTAATACAGAtgcacttcatttttactaagcTACAGATTCTGTTACAAATGACCTGAAATAAAACAGTAACCTGAATAGGAACAATTCGACTGTGCTGTTTAGCTTTGGGCTGCTTGTGTTAAACTTCTGCAGGTTTTTAGGTCTTTATATATACCCACACTGGCCTAGATCTTGCCCTTATCACGTCATTGTGGTATGAGATCATCTGTGAGATTTAGGTGTTATGTCCCTTTATTCTTCACCTATCGGAGCTGATGCTGTTACAGCAGCACACCTGTAACACAGGATCTGAGTCATTAGTTAGTAGGAAATAACAGGTGCGTTTCTAGAGGAAGCAGAAGTTGTTAAATGTCCACGTATTGTTAATAATAGTTTATTTGGAAAACACTTCCGCTAAAATCCCCACGATGACGTTAAAAACGCAAACGATGCATTTATTAAATGATTGCGTGGTAAAAATAAAGGAACTTTATTATGTTTACTGAGAGAGAGGTGCTTGAGTAATCAGATGTTGCCCAGTTACACCTTGTAGGTTCTGCAATTCTGGAAAGAAAGCATTATGAAGTATATAAAACCAGGAAAATAAATCGGCTGTGCAATTTAAAAGAAATCAAATTCATAAACATTGACGTAGGTGTGACGTCACTATACGCCCGCCTGTTTGCACCGctgacaaattaaataaaaaatgtacagaTGTGTCTGTATGATGGCTTCAGCCCAAAAGCATCTCTACTGCTTGAGCAGTAGAGTAAAGAAtggctttttttaatagagctTCATAAAAATAACTATTCACACACTAATATCTAACTTATAAATGTGTCGTTTTATTTGTGGGTATTCTCTttcatgtattaattcattttcactaaccacTTCATCTTGGTCAACGATTTTAGTGAATTCAATGTACAGGAATACCATTTATTGCAAGGTAACTGACACTCACACTTCTACTAATTTACATCTAAAATAGGCCATTTACCACATGCATGTTTACCCCGTCTGCCACATGTATGTTTTGGGAAGTGGGCAGAATCCCACAGACAGTGCATCGATGTCTATAGaatccatgttgctgtgcagcatctGCAGCTAGATACACCACACTATTACCACaataaaatatgaattaaaataatagtCAACTATTTAAGCATCAGATGTCCCACACCAAGGTATGTTCACTGTGTGCATGTCCAATAGGTCAGCAAAAACAAATATGCTAAAATGGAATTCCAATAAAATCCtaatgtgtttgatattgaacttgtgtgaactgatgaaccttgtgaaatgagtaactaccgttgctgtcatgaagtgtaaaacatgacgttaaaatcctaataaacaaacaaagaaacaaacaatgaaATACAGTGTTAATACTTAGTATGTGTATGTGGGTATAGCACATGcaatagaatagaatttaaaagtCTACAGAATATAGGAATTTAAGTGTGGCActttggctcggtgggtagcactgttgcctcacagcaagatggtcctgggttcgattcctaggtggggcggtccgggtcctttctgtgtggggtttgcatgttctccctgtgtctctgtgggtttcctccgggaactccggtttcctcccagtccaaagacatgcaagtgaggtgaattggagatactaaattgtccatgactgtgtttgatattgaacttgattaattgaaatg
This window harbors:
- the il22 gene encoding interleukin-22, yielding MYYVLNVDARAVVRLRSRPLDNSETWNNVMVMAKHAQAQDRDHETRLIPVIPNNKLKGGDVCCVNVGILNYYLKHILHAGQVHYPRLHLVKPDLHRVARDLEPHCQNNNTELEHLKTFKQNLKRAGEMYKSNSTAENKAIGETDILFHYLYESCNPPRTS